One window of Priestia filamentosa genomic DNA carries:
- a CDS encoding DUF998 domain-containing protein: MNSYAPYFLMAGIFILIICTIFFARKQHVVLKKVGFICWISLVFYFLTEYIVIRASTVSYSFFQQPMSDLGVTTCGKNTYILASYEICSPYHLLMNWTFTITGLVILTGSIGLHQFWPHKQKTKIATALLITFGISYSISGIVPADLHFLWHTLSSFPGMIVQIPALLIIGISIRKARPKLALWTFFCSSVTTISLLLILLLPLFPELPGGLLQRILYGSVYLWMAATALVLWRKEHINVKDTPSKYTSRKI; the protein is encoded by the coding sequence ATGAACAGTTATGCACCGTATTTTTTAATGGCCGGAATCTTTATTCTTATAATCTGCACGATTTTCTTTGCACGAAAACAACACGTTGTATTGAAAAAAGTAGGGTTTATATGTTGGATATCTCTCGTCTTTTATTTTCTCACCGAATATATCGTTATTAGGGCAAGTACTGTTTCCTACAGTTTTTTTCAACAACCAATGAGTGATCTTGGAGTAACAACGTGTGGAAAGAACACGTACATTCTTGCTTCTTATGAAATCTGCTCTCCTTATCATTTGCTAATGAATTGGACATTTACCATTACGGGTCTTGTCATTTTAACAGGGAGCATTGGGCTACATCAATTTTGGCCTCATAAGCAAAAAACTAAGATTGCCACTGCATTGCTTATCACCTTTGGAATAAGCTATAGCATTTCCGGAATTGTCCCCGCTGATCTTCATTTTCTTTGGCATACACTCTCTTCTTTTCCAGGAATGATTGTTCAAATCCCCGCCCTCTTAATAATTGGTATATCTATTCGGAAAGCAAGACCGAAATTAGCACTGTGGACTTTTTTCTGTTCGTCTGTCACCACGATTTCACTTCTTCTAATCCTTTTGCTTCCTTTATTTCCTGAGCTTCCTGGGGGACTATTACAGCGAATACTATATGGATCCGTTTATTTATGGATGGCTGCTACAGCCCTTGTTCTTTGGAGAAAAGAGCATATAAACGTAAAAGATACGCCCTCTAAGTATACTTCTAGAAAAATATAA
- a CDS encoding antibiotic biosynthesis monooxygenase family protein yields MVGAARNIEPPYFAVIFTSQRTEGDKGYEVMSNKMVELASKQKGFLGIESARDRELGITISYWDSLESIKSWKENSAHKVAQDKGKREWYKNFSIRVCKVERHRFFEM; encoded by the coding sequence ATGGTTGGCGCGGCTCGAAATATTGAACCACCTTATTTTGCAGTGATTTTTACTTCACAGCGGACTGAAGGAGATAAAGGATATGAAGTAATGTCTAATAAAATGGTCGAACTGGCTTCTAAGCAGAAAGGCTTCTTAGGGATAGAAAGCGCTAGAGATCGAGAGTTAGGGATTACAATCTCCTATTGGGATTCCCTAGAATCAATAAAATCTTGGAAAGAAAACTCCGCACATAAGGTAGCGCAAGATAAAGGGAAAAGGGAATGGTACAAAAATTTCTCGATTAGAGTTTGTAAAGTTGAAAGACATCGTTTTTTTGAGATGTAA